From the genome of Nicotiana sylvestris chromosome 2, ASM39365v2, whole genome shotgun sequence, one region includes:
- the LOC104236713 gene encoding F-box/kelch-repeat protein At5g15710, translating to MVEIAESSESGSGLLNSTVVKIGSLPEDDSFHRQVSSFGSSGSRNTSPLGRIGSRNTSPSRQKVVKTKPRGLDEETVTTFAKAVQPDVQMEDSIWAMLPEDLLNEILARVPPFMIFRLRSVCKRWNSILQDHSFLKFHSQVPSHGPCLLTFWKNSQTPQCSVFSLPLKQWFRIPFTFLPQWAFWLVGSSGGLVCFSGLDGLTFKTLVCNPLTQTWRTLPSMHYNQQRQLIMVVDRKDRSFKVIATSDIYGDKSLPTEVYNSKIDKWSLHQTMPAVNLCSSKMAFCDSRLYLETLSPLGLMMYRLDTGQWEHIPAKFPRSLLDGYLVAGTHKRLFLVGRIGLYSTLQSMRIWELDHTKVVWVEISRMPPRYFRALLRLSAERFECFGQDNLICFTSWNQGKGLLYDVDKKVWSWIAGCALQSYNSQVCFYEPRFDASIY from the coding sequence ATGGTTGAAATAGCGGAATCTTCGGAATCTGGGTCTGGGTTATTGAATTCAACAGTGGTAAAAATTGGATCTTTGCCTGAAGATGATAGTTTTCACAGGCAAGTTAGTAGCTTTGGAAGTAGTGGCTCCAGGAATACAAGCCCATTAGGGCGTATAGGTTCAAGAAACACGAGTCCTTCAAGGCAGAAAGTGGTTAAGACGAAACCAAGGGGATTGGATGAAGAGACTGTTACCACATTTGCGAAAGCTGTTCAACCGGATGTTCAGATGGAAGATAGTATTTGGGCGATGCTTCCGGAGGATTTGCTGAATGAAATATTAGCCAGAGTTCCACCATTCATGATATTTCGACTCCGATCTGTTTGTAAAAGGTGGAATTCGATTTTGCAAGATCATAGCTTTTTGAAGTTTCACTCGCAAGTGCCCTCCCATGGACCTTGCCTTCTCACATTTTGGAAGAACTCACAGACCCCTCAGTGTTCGGTATTCAGTTTGCCACTGAAGCAGTGGTTTAGAATACCATTCACCTTCTTACCACAGTGGGCATTTTGGCTAGTTGGTTCTTCGGGCGGTCTCGTTTGTTTCTCAGGGTTAGATGGGTTGACGTTCAAAACTTTAGTTTGTAATCCCCTTACACAGACTTGGAGGACATTGCCTAGCATGCATTATAATCAGCAGAGGCAGTTGATTATGGTTGTTGATAGAAAGGATAGGTCATTTAAAGTTATTGCCACTAGTGATATTTATGGCGACAAGTCTTTGCCAACAGAGGTATATAATTCAAAGATCGACAAATGGTCGCTTCACCAGACAATGCCTGCTGTAAATCTTTGCTCCTCCAAGATGGCATTTTGTGATTCAAGGCTATATTTGGAAACTCTCTCCCCACTTGGTTTGATGATGTATCGACTGGATACGGGGCAGTGGGAACACATCCCTGCTAAGTTTCCACGCTCATTGTTGGATGGGTACCTAGTTGCTGGCACTCACAAACGTCTATTTCTGGTTGGAAGGATAGGCCTTTATAGTACTCTTCAAAGTATGAGGATATGGGAACTAGATCACACAAAAGTCGTCTGGGTTGAGATAAGCAGGATGCCTCCCAGGTACTTTCGTGCACTTTTAAGACTATCTGCAGAAAGATTTGAATGCTTTGGACAGGATAACCTAATATGCTTCACATCCTGGAACCAAGGCAAAGGCCTTCTTTATGATGTCGATAAGAAGGTGTGGTCTTGGATTGCTGGGTGTGCTCTACAATCATATAACAGTCAAGTCTGCTTCTATGAACCAAGATTTGATGCTTCAATATACTAA